The Xanthomonas sp. CFBP 8443 genome has a window encoding:
- the flhF gene encoding flagellar biosynthesis protein FlhF, whose translation MKIKRFVAPDMRTAFRMVRDEHGPDAVILSNRRTDEGIEIVAASNYDEALVQQALDAVRPDETARLPVSAANPAPRAAKAGAAGNSAMAMMAAISDRRAPAASPATAAQAAPARPLTQPAAIAASAMPAGAATPPSRPAAAPRAPAPAAAQAPAEFRIPEDVFRNAPISVPMPSPFAAPAAAAEAAASAAAVPSWLENIAAVSLTPAAPVAAAAASAAATTAPAAAAASAGIPAPATLTPVPSFPAVQNDEQLTQLRDELALMRQMIEREMNRLTDERLRGSPVRAQALELMDDYGFDSGLTRDVVMQIPADLELHRGRGLMLGLLSKRLPIAPLDPIEEGGVIALIGPTGAGKTTTIAKLASRFLERHAARDVALVTTDTIRVGGREQLHSYGRQLGIAVHEADSDAALQQLLERLRDYKLVLIDTAGMGQRDRALVAQLHWLRASRVVRSLLVLPANAHFSDLDEVVRRFAGADPQGVILTKLDETGRFGSALSVVADHRLPITWVTDGQRVPDDLHRANAASLVLRLEDLRRAADKPCTPEQNHAVA comes from the coding sequence ATGAAAATCAAACGCTTCGTAGCCCCCGACATGCGCACCGCGTTCCGCATGGTGCGCGACGAGCACGGCCCGGATGCGGTGATCCTGTCCAACCGTCGCACCGACGAGGGCATCGAGATCGTCGCCGCCAGCAACTACGACGAGGCGCTGGTGCAGCAGGCGCTGGACGCGGTGCGGCCGGACGAGACGGCGCGGCTGCCGGTGTCGGCCGCCAACCCGGCGCCGCGTGCGGCCAAGGCCGGCGCCGCAGGCAACTCGGCGATGGCGATGATGGCCGCGATCAGCGACCGCCGCGCGCCGGCCGCCAGCCCGGCGACGGCGGCGCAGGCCGCCCCGGCGCGGCCGCTGACCCAGCCGGCCGCGATCGCCGCCTCGGCGATGCCGGCCGGCGCGGCGACCCCGCCGAGCCGACCCGCCGCCGCACCGCGTGCCCCGGCCCCGGCCGCGGCCCAGGCGCCTGCCGAATTCCGCATTCCCGAGGACGTGTTCCGCAACGCGCCGATCAGCGTGCCGATGCCGAGCCCGTTCGCCGCCCCGGCCGCCGCTGCCGAAGCGGCCGCCAGCGCCGCGGCGGTGCCGAGCTGGCTCGAAAACATCGCCGCGGTGTCGCTGACCCCGGCGGCGCCGGTCGCAGCGGCCGCCGCGTCGGCCGCGGCCACCACGGCGCCGGCAGCGGCAGCCGCCAGCGCCGGGATCCCGGCGCCGGCCACGCTGACGCCGGTGCCGAGTTTCCCGGCCGTGCAGAACGACGAACAATTGACTCAGCTGCGCGACGAACTGGCGCTGATGCGGCAGATGATCGAGCGCGAGATGAACCGGCTCACCGACGAACGCCTGCGCGGCTCGCCGGTACGCGCCCAGGCGCTGGAGCTGATGGACGACTACGGCTTCGACAGCGGCCTGACCCGCGACGTGGTCATGCAGATCCCCGCCGACCTGGAGCTGCACCGCGGCCGCGGGCTGATGCTGGGGCTGCTGTCCAAGCGCCTGCCGATCGCCCCGCTGGACCCGATCGAGGAAGGCGGCGTGATCGCCCTGATCGGCCCCACCGGCGCCGGCAAGACCACCACCATCGCCAAGCTGGCCTCGCGCTTCCTGGAACGCCACGCCGCCCGCGACGTGGCCCTGGTCACCACCGACACCATCCGCGTCGGCGGCCGCGAACAGCTGCACAGCTATGGCCGCCAGCTCGGCATCGCCGTGCACGAGGCCGACAGCGACGCCGCCCTGCAGCAGCTGCTGGAGCGCCTGCGCGACTACAAACTGGTGCTGATCGACACCGCCGGCATGGGCCAGCGCGACCGCGCGCTGGTCGCGCAGCTGCACTGGCTGCGCGCCTCGCGAGTGGTCCGGTCCTTGCTAGTACTCCCTGCCAACGCGCATTTCTCCGACCTGGACGAGGTGGTGCGCCGGTTCGCCGGCGCCGATCCGCAGGGGGTGATCTTGACCAAGCTGGATGAAACCGGGCGTTTTGGCAGTGCTCTGTCGGTGGTCGCAGACCACCGGCTTCCCATCACCTGGGTGACCGATGGTCAGCGCGTGCCGGACGACCTGCACCGCGCCAACGCCGCCAGCCTGGTATTGCGCCTTGAAGATTTGCGGCGCGCTGCCGATAAGCCCTGTACT
- the flhA gene encoding flagellar biosynthesis protein FlhA codes for MNTRKMMDMIKHGLGAPVIVMAMLAMVVVPLAAPVLDALFTFNIAISLMVLLAVVYVKRPLEFSIFPIVLLMTTMLRLALNVASTRVILINGQDGHGAAGKVIEAFGEFVIGGNYAVGIVVFAILTIINFVVITKGAGRVSEVTARFILDAMPGKQMAIDADLNAGLLTREEAKARREEVREEADFYGSMDGASKFIRGDAIAGILILFINLIGGMAVGVLQHGMPVAQAASTYTLLSIGDGLVAQLPALLVSSAVAMLVTRASRSQDMGASMMGQVFGQHKALAVAAAIMGLVGLVPGMPNVAFLTLALILGLLAWKMWKRSLLPEEATPDPVQQAASAGAQANAELGWDELRPIDPLGLEVGYRLIPLVDKAQGGELMARIKGVRRKLTQDIGFLIPPVHIRDNLELPANAYRLLVHGVPVATADIHPDRALALDPGGALGKIDGIAGKDPAFGLDAIWIQPHQRAQAETMGYTVVDPATVIATHLSHLIREHAPELLGHEEVQQLLATLAKSAPKLVEDLTPKALPLSVVVRVLQNLLIEKIPVRQLRKIVEALVEQAPQSQEPGVLTAAVRNALGRFIVQEIAGMSAELPVFTLAPQLERVLQDSTQGNGAALEPGLAERLHQSLAECVSKQEARNEPAVVLVPAQVRAALARLVRHSVPSLSVLSYSEVPEDKRLKLVGTIS; via the coding sequence ATGAACACGCGCAAGATGATGGACATGATCAAGCACGGCCTGGGCGCGCCGGTGATCGTGATGGCGATGCTGGCGATGGTGGTGGTGCCGCTGGCCGCGCCGGTGCTGGACGCCCTGTTCACCTTCAACATCGCGATCTCGCTGATGGTGCTGCTGGCCGTGGTCTACGTGAAGCGGCCGCTGGAGTTCAGCATCTTCCCGATCGTGCTGCTGATGACCACGATGCTGCGCCTGGCGCTGAACGTGGCCTCCACCCGCGTGATCCTGATCAACGGCCAGGACGGCCACGGCGCCGCCGGCAAGGTCATCGAGGCCTTCGGCGAGTTCGTGATCGGCGGCAACTACGCGGTCGGCATCGTGGTGTTCGCGATCCTGACCATCATCAACTTCGTGGTCATCACCAAGGGCGCCGGGCGCGTGTCGGAAGTGACCGCGCGCTTCATCCTCGACGCCATGCCCGGCAAGCAGATGGCGATCGACGCCGACCTCAACGCCGGCCTGCTGACCCGCGAGGAAGCCAAGGCCCGGCGCGAGGAGGTCCGCGAGGAAGCGGACTTCTATGGCTCGATGGACGGCGCCAGCAAGTTCATCCGCGGCGACGCCATCGCCGGCATCCTGATCCTGTTCATCAACCTCATCGGCGGCATGGCGGTCGGCGTCCTGCAGCACGGCATGCCGGTCGCCCAGGCCGCGTCCACCTATACGCTGCTGTCGATCGGCGACGGCCTGGTCGCGCAGCTGCCGGCGCTGCTGGTGTCCTCGGCGGTGGCGATGCTGGTCACCCGCGCTTCGCGCTCGCAGGACATGGGCGCCTCGATGATGGGCCAGGTGTTCGGCCAGCACAAAGCGCTGGCGGTGGCCGCGGCGATCATGGGCCTGGTCGGCCTGGTCCCGGGCATGCCCAACGTCGCTTTCTTGACGCTGGCGCTGATCCTGGGCCTGCTGGCCTGGAAGATGTGGAAGCGCAGCCTGCTGCCGGAAGAGGCCACGCCCGATCCGGTGCAGCAGGCGGCCAGCGCCGGCGCGCAGGCCAATGCCGAACTGGGCTGGGACGAACTGCGCCCGATCGATCCGCTGGGCCTGGAGGTCGGCTACCGGCTGATCCCGCTGGTGGACAAGGCCCAGGGCGGCGAGCTGATGGCGCGGATCAAGGGCGTGCGGCGCAAGCTGACCCAGGACATCGGCTTCCTGATACCGCCGGTGCACATCCGCGACAACCTGGAATTGCCGGCGAACGCCTACCGCCTGCTGGTGCACGGGGTGCCGGTGGCCACCGCCGACATCCATCCGGACCGCGCACTGGCGCTGGACCCGGGCGGCGCGCTGGGCAAGATCGACGGCATCGCCGGCAAGGACCCCGCCTTCGGCCTGGACGCCATCTGGATCCAGCCGCACCAGCGCGCCCAGGCCGAGACCATGGGCTACACCGTGGTCGACCCGGCCACGGTGATCGCCACCCACCTGTCGCACCTGATCCGCGAACACGCCCCGGAACTGCTCGGCCACGAGGAAGTGCAGCAATTGCTGGCCACCCTGGCCAAGAGCGCGCCGAAGCTGGTCGAGGACCTCACCCCCAAGGCGCTGCCGCTGTCGGTGGTGGTGCGCGTGCTGCAGAACCTGCTGATCGAGAAGATCCCGGTGCGGCAGCTGCGCAAGATCGTCGAGGCGCTGGTCGAACAGGCCCCGCAGAGTCAGGAACCCGGCGTACTCACCGCCGCGGTGCGCAATGCGCTGGGCAGGTTCATCGTCCAGGAAATCGCCGGCATGTCCGCCGAACTGCCGGTGTTCACCCTGGCCCCGCAATTGGAACGTGTCTTGCAAGACTCTACCCAAGGCAACGGTGCCGCGCTGGAACCCGGCCTGGCCGAGCGACTGCACCAGAGCCTGGCCGAATGCGTCAGCAAGCAGGAAGCGCGCAACGAACCGGCCGTGGTGCTGGTCCCGGCGCAGGTCCGCGCCGCGCTGGCCAGGCTGGTCCGCCACAGCGTCCCCTCGCTGTCGGTGCTGTCCTACAGCGAAGTACCGGAAGACAAGCGGCTGAAGTTGGTGGGAACGATTAGTTGA
- the flhB gene encoding flagellar biosynthesis protein FlhB yields the protein MSENEEGTEKTEQPTEKRLRQAREQGNIPRSRELATAAVFSAGIFALMGMSGSLTAGAVNWMKGALRPDPSLYGHPDALFGHFGELLLGLLWVALPLVGICLAAGFVAPILMGSLRFSGSALVPKLERLNPMAGLTRLYGMESLAELFKSILRMGFVGGAAALCISNNVDGLRNLMRQPLEQAIGDGLGFTLRLLLYTAGALALLAAIDAPYQKWNHIRKLMMTRDEVRREMKESEGSPEVKGRIRQMQMQLSQRRMMEAVPSADVVVVNPTHYAVALKYEGGRMRAPTVVAKGVDELAFRIREIGEQHRVAVVSAPPLARALYREGELGKEIPVRLYSAVAQILSYVYQLRAWRTGPMPPLPPLEVDEFAPGSKP from the coding sequence ATGTCCGAAAACGAAGAAGGCACCGAAAAGACCGAACAACCTACCGAAAAACGGCTGCGCCAAGCGCGCGAGCAGGGCAACATCCCGCGCTCGCGCGAACTGGCCACGGCGGCGGTGTTCAGCGCCGGCATCTTCGCGTTGATGGGCATGTCCGGCTCGCTGACGGCCGGCGCGGTGAACTGGATGAAGGGCGCGCTGCGCCCGGACCCGAGCCTGTACGGGCACCCCGACGCCCTGTTCGGCCACTTCGGCGAGCTGCTGCTGGGGCTGCTGTGGGTGGCGCTGCCGCTGGTCGGCATCTGCCTGGCGGCCGGCTTCGTCGCGCCGATCCTGATGGGCAGCCTGCGCTTCTCCGGCAGCGCGTTGGTGCCCAAGCTCGAGCGGCTCAACCCGATGGCCGGGCTGACCCGGCTGTACGGCATGGAGAGCCTGGCCGAGCTGTTCAAGTCGATCCTGCGCATGGGCTTCGTCGGCGGCGCCGCCGCCCTGTGCATCTCCAACAACGTGGACGGCCTGCGCAACCTGATGCGGCAGCCGCTGGAACAGGCCATCGGCGACGGCCTGGGCTTCACCCTGCGCCTGCTGCTGTACACCGCCGGCGCGCTGGCGCTGCTGGCCGCGATCGACGCGCCGTACCAGAAGTGGAACCACATCCGCAAATTGATGATGACCCGCGACGAAGTGCGCCGGGAAATGAAGGAGAGCGAGGGCAGCCCGGAGGTCAAGGGCCGCATCCGGCAGATGCAGATGCAGCTGTCGCAGCGGCGGATGATGGAGGCGGTGCCCAGCGCCGACGTGGTGGTGGTCAACCCCACCCACTACGCGGTGGCGCTCAAGTACGAGGGCGGGCGCATGCGCGCGCCGACCGTGGTCGCCAAGGGCGTGGACGAGCTGGCCTTCCGCATCCGCGAGATCGGCGAGCAGCACCGCGTCGCAGTGGTGTCTGCGCCACCTTTGGCACGCGCCTTGTATCGGGAAGGGGAACTCGGCAAGGAAATTCCCGTGAGACTGTATTCGGCGGTGGCGCAGATCCTCTCCTACGTGTACCAGCTGCGCGCCTGGCGCACTGGCCCGATGCCGCCGCTGCCGCCGCTGGAGGTCGATGAATTCGCCCCCGGGAGCAAGCCATGA